From one Phocaeicola salanitronis DSM 18170 genomic stretch:
- the dnaK gene encoding molecular chaperone DnaK, whose protein sequence is MGKIIGIDLGTTNSCVAVFEGNEPVVIANSEGKRTTPSVVAFVDGGERKVGDPAKRQAITNPKRTVYSIKRFMGETYDQVQKEISRVPYQVARGENNTPRVDIDGRLYTPQEISAMILQKMKKTAEDYLGQEVTEAVITVPAYFSDSQRQATKEAGQIAGLDVKRIVNEPTAAALAYGVDKANKDMKVAVFDLGGGTFDISILEFGGGVFEVLATNGDTHLGGDDFDQAIINWLVQEFKNDEGADLTTDPMAMQRLKEAAEKAKIELSSSSSTEINLPYIMPVAGVPKHLVKTLTRAKFEQLTHDLIQACLEPCKKAMSDAGLSNSDIDEVILVGGSSRIPAVQQLVQDFFGKVPSKGVNPDEVVAVGAAIQGAVLNKEAGVGNIVLLDVTPLTLGIETMGGVMTKLIDANTTIPCKKSEVFSTAADNQTEVTIHVLQGERPMAAQNKSIGQFNLTGIAPARRGVPQIEVTFDIDANGILKVSAKDKATGKEQAIRIEASSGLSKEEIERMKAEASANAEADKKEREKVDKLNQADSLIFTTENQLKDLGDKIPADKKAPIEAALQKLKDAHKAQDLAGIDAASAELQAAFQAASAEMYAQTGAQGGAQAGPNAGQANNSQSTNNKDNVQDADFEEVK, encoded by the coding sequence ATGGGAAAGATTATTGGTATTGACTTAGGAACTACAAACTCATGTGTAGCAGTATTCGAAGGTAACGAACCGGTTGTGATTGCCAACAGCGAAGGCAAACGCACCACTCCTTCAGTCGTAGCATTCGTAGACGGCGGCGAACGTAAAGTGGGCGACCCCGCTAAGCGTCAGGCTATCACGAACCCGAAACGTACAGTATATTCTATCAAACGTTTCATGGGTGAAACATACGACCAAGTTCAGAAAGAAATCTCTCGTGTCCCTTATCAAGTAGCAAGAGGAGAAAACAATACACCGCGTGTAGACATCGACGGACGTCTGTACACTCCGCAGGAAATTTCAGCCATGATTCTTCAGAAGATGAAGAAAACCGCTGAAGATTATCTGGGCCAGGAAGTAACCGAAGCCGTTATTACCGTTCCGGCATACTTCTCAGACTCACAGCGTCAGGCTACGAAAGAAGCCGGACAGATTGCAGGACTGGACGTGAAACGTATTGTCAACGAACCGACCGCAGCCGCTTTGGCATACGGTGTCGACAAAGCCAACAAGGACATGAAAGTAGCTGTGTTCGACCTCGGTGGCGGTACATTCGATATTTCAATATTGGAATTCGGTGGCGGCGTATTCGAAGTATTGGCAACCAATGGTGATACACACCTGGGTGGTGACGACTTCGACCAAGCTATCATCAACTGGCTGGTTCAAGAGTTCAAGAACGATGAAGGTGCCGACCTGACTACTGACCCGATGGCTATGCAACGTCTGAAAGAGGCAGCTGAAAAAGCAAAGATTGAATTGTCTTCTTCTTCATCTACCGAAATCAACTTGCCGTACATCATGCCGGTAGCCGGTGTGCCCAAGCACTTGGTTAAGACACTGACTCGTGCTAAATTCGAACAATTGACCCACGATTTAATCCAGGCTTGTCTGGAACCGTGCAAGAAAGCCATGAGCGATGCAGGCTTGAGCAACTCGGATATCGACGAAGTCATCCTTGTAGGTGGTTCTTCACGTATCCCGGCAGTTCAGCAACTGGTTCAAGACTTCTTCGGTAAAGTTCCTTCAAAAGGTGTAAACCCGGATGAAGTAGTAGCCGTAGGTGCAGCTATTCAGGGTGCCGTATTGAACAAAGAAGCTGGTGTAGGCAACATCGTATTGCTGGATGTCACTCCGTTGACCTTGGGTATCGAAACCATGGGTGGTGTCATGACCAAACTGATTGACGCCAACACGACTATCCCGTGCAAGAAGAGCGAAGTATTCTCTACGGCAGCCGATAACCAGACCGAAGTGACCATCCACGTATTGCAAGGCGAACGTCCGATGGCAGCACAGAACAAGTCAATCGGTCAGTTCAACTTGACAGGTATCGCTCCGGCTCGCCGTGGTGTTCCCCAGATTGAGGTTACATTCGATATCGATGCCAACGGTATTCTGAAAGTATCTGCCAAAGATAAGGCTACCGGCAAGGAACAGGCTATCCGTATCGAAGCTTCCTCTGGCTTGAGCAAAGAAGAAATCGAACGTATGAAAGCCGAAGCATCTGCCAATGCAGAAGCCGATAAGAAGGAACGTGAAAAAGTAGATAAGCTGAATCAGGCAGACAGCTTGATTTTCACCACCGAAAATCAGTTGAAAGACCTTGGCGACAAGATTCCTGCCGACAAGAAAGCTCCTATCGAAGCCGCTCTTCAGAAATTGAAAGATGCCCACAAGGCTCAGGATTTGGCAGGTATCGATGCCGCAAGCGCAGAACTGCAGGCTGCCTTCCAAGCCGCAAGCGCAGAAATGTATGCCCAGACCGGTGCTCAAGGAGGTGCACAAGCAGGTCCTAACGCTGGTCAGGCAAACAACAGCCAAAGCACAAACAACAAAGACAATGTGCAGGATGCGGATTTTGAGGAAGTGAAGTAA
- the bcp gene encoding thioredoxin-dependent thiol peroxidase codes for MIVGDKAPDLLGVDQNGKEIHLSDYKGRKVVLYFYPKDMTSGCTAQACNLRDNYDELRKAGYEVVGVSINDQKSHQKFIEKNQLPFTLIADTEHKLTEEFGAWGEKSMCGRKYMGTFRTTFIINEEGVVERVISPKEVKTKDHAAQILK; via the coding sequence ATGATTGTAGGCGACAAGGCTCCCGATTTATTGGGCGTGGACCAAAACGGGAAAGAAATACATTTGAGCGATTACAAAGGGCGTAAAGTGGTGCTTTATTTCTATCCGAAAGACATGACCTCGGGCTGCACCGCTCAGGCATGCAACTTGCGTGACAATTACGATGAACTGCGCAAGGCAGGTTATGAAGTGGTAGGTGTAAGCATTAACGACCAGAAGTCGCACCAGAAGTTTATTGAGAAAAACCAGCTTCCCTTTACGCTGATTGCTGATACGGAACATAAACTGACCGAGGAATTTGGCGCATGGGGTGAGAAGAGCATGTGCGGCCGCAAGTATATGGGCACGTTCCGTACGACATTTATTATTAACGAAGAAGGTGTCGTAGAGCGTGTCATCTCTCCGAAAGAGGTGAAGACAAAGGACCATGCGGCGCAGATATTAAAGTGA
- a CDS encoding outer membrane beta-barrel protein, whose product MRIVYLIILAGLLWASGLAEGCAQHQVVTGRLVLLDEQGAEEALSYANVTVLGLPDSSLVKGASSDKNGMFTLAFRRNPKTEYVLKASFTGCVPLVIGLKADADTLRLGTLRMRDDALLLSEVVVTAPLKAVEQKGDTTVYNVDAYPTPEGSYLEALVRRIPGLSYDPKTLEMKFNGYPIQEITVNGKDFFKGNKDVVLENLPVKFISQLKVYDKPTEQEKKTGMKSNEKNYVLDLKTKREFNGSLLTYAEAGYGTHKRRDLNGRVMRFKESGDNFMVNARSTNRNFTSADEDNILNSVNLSASKKVKEGLDVSGNVNYSYTRNGSQSGTYNEQYLSNGNQYALAESDQSGKNRNVNGHLNVNWEINKRTSLAFSAMGRYGDSRSRSESRTATFNARPEADTKNPFAHIGEVDKGTWINDNRQQSLSQGDNVDYDLRLELVQKIGEKDDFLSFDLSHGYRRGTQHGYTLSSIDYYQLQNAAGGDSLYYQNQYRRTPQSSMNDEARIAYTHAFNKRNRLQLSYGVEREYEKLDGATFDLSPFEAEQPDLGVLPEGYEAGEIDSLRTRSHSRTLRHNVSLSYNYTSETWGVVASVGMNPQRRSIEQATGEHRADTVARSVEWRSQLSLSYQNEGSFWVLSYSGNTSQPRLEDMVAPTDYSSPLYIRRSNPHLRPSYRHSVHTIFNNFQKGISVSFSWNQTFNSVTRSTLYDKETGGRETMPVNINGNWGIMGNGSYDKRVKQFHFTLSASGGYDHNVSLINEDVSRNVNSRSVTGATSLSSNIRLAYLPAWGNIDLTGAWSFYQSENSLQGRNTYTRNYTCGVESSVNLPLHFTVSTDADYTFRSGTGMSGAEDNELLWNLKVSWKFLKEKRGELSVYWADILSQRKSFTRYASATAFSERYEEQLRGYVLFSFAYRFEQMK is encoded by the coding sequence ATGAGAATAGTATACCTTATTATATTAGCAGGGCTTTTGTGGGCTTCGGGCTTGGCGGAAGGGTGTGCGCAACATCAGGTTGTGACGGGACGCCTTGTGCTTTTGGATGAGCAAGGAGCAGAAGAGGCATTGTCGTATGCCAATGTAACGGTGCTGGGGTTGCCTGATTCGTCGCTTGTGAAAGGCGCGTCTTCTGATAAGAACGGAATGTTCACTCTTGCCTTTCGTCGGAATCCGAAAACGGAATATGTATTGAAGGCTTCGTTTACGGGATGCGTGCCGTTGGTTATCGGCTTGAAGGCGGATGCCGATACCTTGAGGTTGGGAACGCTCCGGATGCGGGACGATGCGCTTCTTCTCTCGGAAGTGGTGGTCACGGCTCCCTTGAAAGCCGTCGAGCAGAAAGGGGACACTACCGTTTATAATGTAGATGCTTATCCTACGCCCGAAGGCTCTTATCTGGAGGCTTTGGTAAGGCGCATTCCGGGGCTATCGTATGACCCGAAAACGTTGGAAATGAAATTTAACGGGTATCCGATTCAGGAAATTACGGTGAACGGGAAGGATTTTTTCAAAGGGAATAAGGACGTCGTTCTGGAGAACCTGCCGGTGAAGTTCATCAGCCAGCTGAAAGTGTACGACAAGCCTACCGAGCAAGAAAAAAAGACCGGTATGAAATCGAACGAGAAGAACTACGTGCTCGACCTGAAAACCAAACGGGAGTTCAACGGGTCGTTATTGACTTATGCCGAAGCCGGATACGGAACCCATAAGCGGCGTGACTTGAACGGACGGGTGATGCGCTTTAAGGAAAGTGGGGATAACTTTATGGTAAACGCACGTTCGACCAACCGCAACTTCACTTCCGCTGATGAAGATAATATCCTGAACTCGGTCAATCTTAGCGCTTCGAAAAAGGTGAAGGAAGGTCTGGATGTGTCGGGTAATGTCAATTATAGCTATACCCGCAACGGAAGCCAGTCCGGAACGTATAACGAGCAATACCTGAGCAACGGGAACCAATACGCCTTGGCGGAAAGCGACCAGTCGGGAAAGAACCGGAACGTAAACGGACACTTGAATGTGAACTGGGAAATCAATAAGCGCACTTCTCTTGCCTTTTCCGCCATGGGAAGGTATGGCGATAGCCGAAGCCGGAGCGAGAGCCGTACCGCTACGTTCAATGCCCGTCCCGAGGCGGATACGAAAAATCCGTTTGCCCACATCGGCGAGGTGGATAAAGGGACGTGGATAAACGACAACCGCCAACAATCGTTGTCGCAAGGCGATAATGTGGATTACGATTTACGCTTGGAGCTTGTGCAAAAGATAGGGGAGAAGGATGACTTCTTGAGTTTTGACCTTAGTCACGGATACCGGAGAGGAACGCAACACGGCTATACGCTTTCTTCCATTGATTATTATCAGCTGCAGAATGCGGCGGGAGGCGATTCGCTCTATTATCAGAACCAGTACCGCCGTACGCCTCAAAGCTCGATGAACGATGAAGCGCGTATCGCTTATACGCATGCGTTCAACAAGCGGAACCGCCTCCAACTGTCCTATGGGGTGGAAAGGGAATACGAGAAGCTGGATGGGGCGACATTTGATTTGTCTCCCTTTGAGGCGGAACAGCCGGATTTGGGAGTCTTGCCCGAAGGGTACGAGGCGGGCGAGATAGACAGCCTCCGGACCCGAAGCCATAGCCGGACACTCAGGCATAATGTTTCACTCAGCTATAATTATACTTCCGAGACCTGGGGCGTGGTGGCAAGCGTGGGCATGAATCCCCAGCGGCGTTCCATCGAGCAGGCTACCGGAGAGCACCGTGCCGATACCGTGGCGCGTTCCGTAGAATGGCGTTCGCAACTAAGCCTTTCGTATCAGAATGAGGGAAGCTTTTGGGTGTTGAGCTATAGCGGGAATACGTCCCAGCCACGGCTGGAAGACATGGTGGCTCCGACCGATTACAGTTCGCCTTTGTACATCCGCCGGAGCAATCCGCACTTGCGTCCTTCGTACCGGCATTCGGTGCACACAATATTCAACAACTTCCAAAAGGGGATTTCGGTTTCGTTTTCGTGGAACCAGACATTTAATTCGGTGACCCGCTCTACCTTATATGATAAGGAGACGGGCGGGCGCGAAACGATGCCGGTCAACATCAACGGGAATTGGGGGATAATGGGAAACGGGTCTTACGACAAGCGTGTCAAGCAGTTCCATTTCACGCTGAGCGCTTCGGGGGGTTATGACCATAACGTAAGCCTGATTAATGAAGACGTTTCGCGGAACGTAAATAGCCGGAGCGTGACGGGAGCCACCTCGCTCAGCAGCAATATCCGCTTAGCATATCTTCCGGCATGGGGGAACATCGACCTGACGGGAGCATGGAGCTTTTACCAGTCGGAAAACTCGTTGCAAGGGCGGAATACCTATACACGGAACTATACGTGCGGCGTGGAAAGTTCGGTCAATCTCCCGTTGCATTTTACCGTGAGCACGGATGCGGACTATACGTTCCGAAGCGGTACGGGCATGAGCGGAGCGGAGGATAATGAATTGTTGTGGAACCTGAAAGTATCGTGGAAGTTCCTGAAAGAGAAGCGGGGAGAATTGTCGGTCTATTGGGCGGATATCCTGAGCCAGCGCAAGAGCTTTACGCGTTATGCCAGCGCTACGGCGTTCAGCGAGCGTTACGAGGAACAATTGCGGGGGTACGTGCTCTTCTCGTTCGCTTACCGGTTCGAGCAAATGAAGTGA
- the recA gene encoding recombinase RecA yields the protein MAKKDELAFEGGIEGASSKPNNSERLKALQAAMDKIEKSFGKGSIMKMGDDHVEEVEVIPTGSIALNAALGVGGYPKGRIIEIYGPESSGKTTLAIHAIAEAQKLGGIAAFIDAEHAFDRFYAAKLGVDIDNLWISQPDNGEQALEIAEQLIRSSAIDIIVIDSVAALTPKAEIEGDMGDNKVGLQARLMSQALRKLTSAISKTNTTCIFINQLREKIGVMFGNPETTTGGNALKFYASVRLDIRRISQLKDGEDVIGNQVRVKVVKNKVAPPFRKAEFDIMFGEGISRSGEIIDLGSELGIIKKSGSWYSYNDTKLGQGRDAAKQCIQDNPELAEELEGLIFTALKDKE from the coding sequence ATGGCAAAGAAAGATGAATTGGCATTTGAAGGAGGGATAGAAGGCGCTTCTTCAAAACCGAATAACAGCGAGAGGCTGAAAGCGCTTCAGGCTGCCATGGACAAGATAGAGAAGAGCTTTGGAAAAGGCTCGATTATGAAAATGGGTGACGACCATGTGGAAGAAGTGGAAGTCATCCCTACCGGCTCTATCGCCCTGAATGCGGCATTGGGAGTAGGAGGGTACCCCAAAGGACGTATCATTGAAATCTACGGGCCGGAATCTTCCGGTAAGACCACGTTGGCTATCCATGCCATTGCGGAAGCTCAGAAGCTGGGAGGCATTGCGGCATTTATCGATGCGGAACATGCGTTCGACCGTTTCTATGCGGCAAAGTTAGGGGTAGACATTGACAATCTGTGGATTTCTCAACCGGATAACGGCGAACAGGCATTGGAAATCGCCGAACAATTGATTCGCTCATCGGCTATCGATATTATCGTTATCGACTCGGTGGCTGCCCTTACTCCGAAGGCAGAGATTGAAGGTGATATGGGCGACAATAAAGTCGGACTGCAGGCACGCTTGATGTCGCAGGCTTTGCGCAAGCTGACTTCGGCTATCAGCAAGACCAATACCACGTGTATTTTCATCAACCAGTTGCGCGAGAAGATAGGCGTGATGTTTGGCAATCCCGAAACCACTACCGGAGGAAATGCCTTGAAGTTTTATGCTTCCGTACGTTTGGACATCCGCCGCATCTCCCAATTGAAAGACGGGGAAGATGTAATCGGAAACCAGGTGCGTGTGAAAGTGGTGAAGAACAAGGTCGCTCCTCCTTTCCGCAAGGCAGAGTTTGACATCATGTTCGGTGAAGGCATTTCGCGGAGCGGAGAAATCATCGACTTGGGTTCTGAACTGGGCATTATCAAGAAGAGCGGGTCGTGGTATAGTTATAACGATACCAAGTTGGGGCAAGGACGTGATGCCGCCAAGCAATGCATTCAGGATAATCCCGAACTTGCCGAAGAGCTGGAAGGGCTTATCTTTACGGCACTGAAAGATAAAGAATAA
- a CDS encoding saccharopine dehydrogenase family protein codes for MSKVLIIGAGGVGTVVAHKVAQHPEVFTEVMIASRTQSKCDAIVKAIGNPNIKTAKVDADNVDELVALFNGFKPEIVINVALPYQDLTIMEACLKAGVNYLDTANYEPKDVAHFEYSWQWAYKKRFEDAGLTAILGCGFDPGVSGIYTAYAAKHHFDEIQYLDIVDCNAGNHHKAFATNFNPEINIREITQNGRYYEDGKWITTKPLEIHKDLTYPNIGPRDSYLLYHEELESLVKNFPTIKRARFWMTFGQEYLTHLRVIQDIGMASIEPINYNGMEIVPLQFLKAVLPNPQDLGENYEGETSIGCRIRGIKDGKERTYYVYNNCSHQEAYKETGMQGVSYTTGVPAMIGAMMFVKGLWKRPGVWNVEEFDPDPFMDELNKNGLPWHEVFDGDLEL; via the coding sequence ATGAGTAAAGTATTGATTATCGGTGCAGGCGGTGTAGGTACCGTGGTTGCACACAAAGTGGCTCAACATCCCGAGGTGTTTACGGAAGTGATGATTGCCAGCCGTACCCAGTCGAAGTGCGATGCAATTGTAAAAGCAATCGGCAATCCCAACATCAAGACCGCTAAGGTAGATGCAGACAATGTAGACGAACTGGTGGCTTTATTCAATGGGTTTAAACCCGAAATCGTTATTAATGTGGCTCTTCCGTATCAGGACCTGACGATTATGGAAGCTTGTCTGAAAGCGGGCGTGAATTATCTGGACACGGCAAATTATGAGCCGAAAGACGTGGCTCACTTCGAATATAGCTGGCAATGGGCATATAAGAAACGTTTCGAGGATGCCGGGCTGACCGCTATCTTGGGTTGCGGCTTCGATCCGGGGGTAAGCGGCATATACACGGCATACGCAGCCAAGCATCATTTCGACGAAATCCAGTACTTGGATATCGTAGACTGCAATGCGGGCAACCATCATAAGGCTTTCGCAACCAACTTCAATCCCGAAATCAACATCCGCGAGATTACCCAGAACGGACGTTATTACGAGGACGGGAAGTGGATTACCACCAAGCCGCTGGAAATCCATAAGGATTTGACTTATCCCAATATCGGTCCGCGCGACTCGTATTTGCTTTATCACGAGGAACTGGAGTCGTTGGTGAAGAATTTCCCGACCATCAAGCGTGCCCGCTTCTGGATGACCTTCGGCCAGGAATACCTGACCCACCTGCGTGTGATTCAGGATATCGGCATGGCAAGCATCGAGCCGATTAATTATAACGGAATGGAAATCGTGCCGCTCCAGTTCTTGAAGGCAGTGCTGCCTAATCCGCAAGACCTGGGCGAGAATTACGAAGGCGAAACGTCTATCGGATGCCGCATCCGGGGTATCAAGGATGGTAAGGAGCGTACCTATTATGTATATAACAACTGCTCGCATCAGGAAGCCTACAAGGAAACCGGCATGCAAGGCGTAAGTTATACGACGGGTGTTCCGGCGATGATTGGCGCGATGATGTTCGTGAAAGGCTTGTGGAAGCGTCCGGGTGTATGGAACGTGGAAGAATTCGACCCCGATCCGTTTATGGACGAACTGAACAAGAACGGCTTGCCGTGGCATGAGGTATTCGACGGCGATTTGGAACTGTAA
- a CDS encoding META domain-containing protein, which produces MKKTMLKAAFFLSAGVWMTACGSSKQAAQAIDLTGEWNIVAVNGEKVQAANMPYIGLDMKGKKVYGNAGCNRMTGTFEADSLQPGKISFGQVGTTRMMCPDMDTENKVLQALNAVKGYAQTETGLNMTDAEGKAVLTLEKRETPVITLNDLAGEWVISAIYGVRVGKMDKTPFIAFDIAQKRVHGNAGCNIINGGFSQEEGKANSLKFSQMISTMMACPDMDTERQILEALGKVTGFSLNQEQAVALLDEAGTEVLTLTKNTDEPLTK; this is translated from the coding sequence ATGAAGAAAACAATGTTGAAAGCAGCGTTCTTCCTTAGCGCAGGCGTATGGATGACCGCATGCGGAAGCAGCAAACAAGCTGCACAAGCTATCGACTTAACGGGAGAATGGAATATTGTAGCCGTAAACGGAGAAAAAGTACAGGCGGCTAATATGCCTTATATCGGACTGGACATGAAAGGGAAAAAAGTGTATGGGAACGCCGGATGCAACCGCATGACGGGAACATTCGAGGCTGACTCGCTCCAACCGGGCAAAATCAGCTTCGGGCAAGTGGGCACCACCCGTATGATGTGCCCCGACATGGATACGGAGAACAAGGTGTTGCAGGCATTGAATGCCGTAAAAGGCTATGCACAGACAGAGACCGGACTCAACATGACCGATGCCGAAGGCAAAGCCGTGCTGACATTGGAAAAGCGGGAAACGCCGGTCATTACCCTCAATGATTTAGCCGGAGAATGGGTGATTAGTGCCATCTATGGAGTCCGTGTGGGCAAAATGGATAAGACCCCCTTCATTGCATTTGATATTGCACAAAAGCGGGTTCACGGCAATGCGGGATGCAACATCATCAACGGAGGATTCTCGCAAGAAGAAGGCAAAGCCAATTCACTGAAGTTCTCGCAAATGATATCCACCATGATGGCATGCCCCGACATGGACACCGAGCGTCAGATACTCGAAGCGTTGGGCAAAGTGACCGGCTTCAGCCTGAATCAAGAACAGGCCGTAGCCCTGCTCGATGAGGCAGGTACGGAAGTGCTGACCTTGACCAAAAACACAGACGAGCCATTGACAAAATAA